One window of Electrophorus electricus isolate fEleEle1 chromosome 24, fEleEle1.pri, whole genome shotgun sequence genomic DNA carries:
- the LOC113590079 gene encoding hemicentin-1-like, translating into MALIKFILVAGAISVVINLSQEEVDEPPQPKVILHSGWKEAFTGEMVTLKCENSNTSLDWMTTWLRNSEKMTDVEIKDNGKTLLISSIKPSHLGKYTCETEVKGRPKTRAVSAEFLLTVYEPPQPKVILDSGWKEAFTGEMVTLKCENSITSLDWMTTWLRNSEKMTDVEIKDNGKTLLISSIKPSHLGKYTCETEVKGRPKTRAVSAEFLLTVYEPPQPKVILDSGWKEAFTGEMVTLKCENSITSLDWMTTWLRNSEKMTDVEIKDNDKILLISSIKPSHLGKYTCETEVKHRPKTRAVSAEFLLTVYEPPQPKVILHSGWKEAFTGEMVTLKCENSITSLDWMTTWLRNSEKMTDVEIKDNDKILLISSIKPSHLGKYTCETEVKHRPKTRAVSAEFLLTVYEPPQPKVILHSGWKEAFTGEMVTLKCENSITSLDWMTTWLRNSEKMTDVEIKDNDKILLISSIKPSHLGKYTCETEVKHRPKTRAVSAEFLLTVYEPPQPKVILDSGWKEAFTGEMVTLKCENSITSLDWMTTWLRNSEKMTDVEIKDNDKILLISSIKPSHLGKYTCETEVKHRPKTRAVSAEFLLTVYEPPQPKVILDSGWKEAFTGEMVTLKCENSITSLDWMTTWLRNSEKMTDVEIKDNDKILLISSIKPSHLGKYTCETEVKDRPKTRAVSAEFLLTVYEPPQPKVILHSGWKEAFTGEMVTLKCENSNTSLDWMTTWLRNSEKMTDVEIKDNGTILLISSIKPSHLGKYTCETEVKDRPKTRAVSAEFLLTVYARPSAVLILETSWSDIMSVATLTLKCEVRGQLEWNYTWYKDEIFEITSTEQMYSIKATHETFKSEYKCRGNRTQRPLYSSFSEGFKANNIVLKRKVLLAISGCVVCSMLLLFIGCIALRFKRKTEKKDMVKEDLFFSMTASMTQTSSPLQEYMMQTEPPLDMEECNQTAVLINEPISTVSSTDLDDHIKTEVLLSKDTEGLKSFKVETSPRTEHDGLKSLKGAIHTNSSSVLPSQAETPQSAENVSTFKVAEPPLTEKGPEKD; encoded by the exons AACCCCCTCAACCAAAAGTAATTCTACATTCTGGATGGAAAGAAGCATTTACTGGTGAAATGGTGACTTTGAAGTGTGAAAATTCAAACACATCCTTAGACTGGATGACTACCTGGCTCAGAAATTCTGAGAAGATGACTGATGTAGAGATCAAAGATAATGGCAAAACTCTTTTAATTTCCTCTATAAAACCAAGCCACCTTGGAAAATACACTTGTGAAACTGAGGTTAAAGGGAGACCAAAGACAAGAGCAGTAAGCGCTGAATTTCTATTGACTGTTTATG AACCCCCTCAACCAAAAGTAATTCTAGATTCTGGATGGAAAGAAGCATTTACTGGTGAAATGGTGACTTTGAAGTGTGAAAATTCAATCACATCCTTAGACTGGATGACTACCTGGCTCAGAAATTCTGAGAAGATGACTGATGTAGAGATCAAAGATAATGGCAAAACTCTTTTAATTTCCTCTATAAAACCAAGCCACCTTGGAAAATACACTTGTGAAACTGAGGTTAAAGGGAGACCAAAGACAAGAGCAGTAAGCGCTGAATTTCTATTGACTGTTTATG AACCCCCTCAACCAAAAGTAATTCTAGATTCTGGATGGAAAGAAGCATTTACTGGTGAAATGGTGACTTTGAAGTGTGAAAATTCAATCACATCCTTAGACTGGATGACTACCTGGCTCAGAAATTCTGAGAAGATGACTGATGTAGAGATCAAAGATAATGACAAAATTCTTTTAATTTCCTCTATAAAACCAAGCCACCTTGGAAAATACACTTGTGAAACTGAGGTTAAACATAGACCAAAGACAAGAGCAGTAAGCGCTGAATTTCTATTGACTGTTTATG AACCCCCTCAACCAAAAGTAATTCTACATTCTGGATGGAAAGAAGCATTTACTGGTGAAATGGTGACTTTGAAGTGTGAAAATTCAATCACATCCTTAGACTGGATGACTACCTGGCTCAGAAATTCTGAGAAGATGACTGATGTAGAGATCAAAGATAATGACAAAATTCTTTTAATTTCCTCTATAAAACCAAGCCACCTTGGAAAATACACTTGTGAAACTGAGGTTAAACATAGACCAAAGACAAGAGCAGTAAGCGCTGAATTTCTATTGACTGTTTATG AACCCCCTCAACCAAAAGTAATTCTACATTCTGGATGGAAAGAAGCATTTACTGGTGAAATGGTGACTTTGAAGTGTGAAAATTCAATCACATCCTTAGACTGGATGACTACCTGGCTCAGAAATTCTGAGAAGATGACTGATGTAGAGATCAAAGATAATGACAAAATTCTTTTAATTTCCTCTATAAAACCAAGCCACCTTGGAAAATACACTTGTGAAACTGAGGTTAAACATAGACCAAAGACAAGAGCAGTAAGCGCTGAATTTCTATTGACTGTTTATG AACCCCCTCAACCAAAAGTAATTCTAGATTCTGGATGGAAAGAAGCATTTACTGGTGAAATGGTGACTTTGAAGTGTGAAAATTCAATCACATCCTTAGACTGGATGACTACCTGGCTCAGAAATTCTGAGAAGATGACTGATGTAGAGATCAAAGATAATGACAAAATTCTTTTAATTTCCTCTATAAAACCAAGCCACCTTGGAAAATACACTTGTGAAACTGAGGTTAAACATAGACCAAAGACAAGAGCAGTAAGCGCTGAATTTCTATTGACTGTTTATG AACCCCCTCAACCAAAAGTAATTCTAGATTCTGGATGGAAAGAAGCATTTACTGGTGAAATGGTGACTTTGAAGTGTGAAAATTCAATCACATCCTTAGACTGGATGACTACCTGGCTCAGAAATTCTGAGAAGATGACTGATGTAGAGATCAAAGATAACGACAAAATTCTTTTAATTTCCTCTATAAAACCAAGCCACCTTGGAAAATACACTTGTGAAACTGAGGTTAAAGATAGACCAAAGACAAGAGCAGTAAGCGCTGAATTTCTATTGACTGTTTATG AACCCCCTCAACCAAAAGTAATTCTACATTCTGGATGGAAAGAAGCATTTACTGGTGAAATGGTGACTTTGAAGTGTGAAAATTCAAACACATCCTTAGACTGGATGACTACCTGGCTCAGAAATTCTGAGAAGATGACTGATGTAGAGATCAAAGATAATGGCACAATTCTTTTAATTTCCTCTATAAAACCAAGCCACCTTGGAAAATACACTTGTGAAACTGAGGTTAAAGATAGACCAAAGACAAGAGCAGTAAGCGCTGAATTTCTATTGACTGTTTATG CCCGTCCATCAGCTGTGCTAATTCTGGAGACAAGCTGGTCTGATATCATGTCTGTGGCCACACTGACTCTGAAATGTGAGGTCCGTGGTCAGCTCGAATGGAACTACACATGGTACAAGGATGAAATATTTGAGATCACTAGCACAGAACAAATGTACAGTATAAAGGCcacacatgaaacatttaaGAGTGAATACAAATGCAGAGGCAACAGGACACAGCGGCCACTATACTCTTCCTTTAGTGAGGGCTTCAAAGCTAATAATATTG TCCTAAAACGAAAAGTGCTGCTAGCCATCTCTGGATGTGTTGTATGCAGTATGCTCCTCCTTTTCATTGGGTGCATAGCTTTACGCTTCAAGCGCAAAACAG AGAAAAAGGATATGGTGAAAGAAGACTTGTTTTTTTCAATGACAGCTTCTATGACAC AAACAAGTTCACCCTTACAGGAGTATATGATGCAAACTGAACCTCCACTTGACATGGAAG AATGCAATCAGACTGCAGTATTAATTAATGAGCCAATATCTACAGTATCATCTACAGACTTGGATGATCACATCAAAA CTGAGGTTCTTCTATCAAAAGATACTGAAGGATTGAAATCCTTTAAAG ttGAGACATCACCAAGGACAGAGCATGATGGATTAAAGTCTCTTAAAG gtGCAATACATACCAATTCTTCATCTGTTCTTCCCTCTCAAGCTGAGACACCTCAATCAGCAGAAAATGTTTCAACTTTTAAAG TTGCGGAACCACCACTGACAGAGAAAGGACCTGAGAAAGATTAA